Within the Methanobrevibacter wolinii SH genome, the region CAAGTGATTCTGCTTCAAATAGATTTTCACCAGTTGCAATAATACCATGATGTTTTAATAATATTACATCTCTTTTTTTATTTTCACCAAAAACTTTACCTGCAGTTTCAGCTAATTTTTTAGTACCTGGTTTTATGTATTCAATTTCATCAATATATGGAATTTCAATAGATCCAAAACCTTCATATCTTTTAATTTTTTTATCAGAATGAGCAAAACCTGTTGCAAAAGGAGAATGTGTATGAACAATACTTTTTATATCATCACGTGATTTATAAATAGCACAGTGCATATAAACTTCAGAAGATGGTTTGTTTTCATTTATAGGATTACCTTCAATATCTACTATTGAAATTTCTTCTGGATTTAAATTTCCTAATGATTTTAAAGTAGGTGTAATAGCAATATATTCCTTATTATCTTTAGTAAATTTAGTACTTATATTTCCTGCTTTACCAGAAACTAAACCTCTTTCAAATAACATCTTAGAATATTTTACAATTTCTTTTTTTATTTTTTCCATTTTTTTCAAATCCCCATTTATTTTTAATATAAGTTTTATATTTTATTTAATAAATAATATAGTATTATTATTGTTTTTATATTTATTGTATATAAAATTCTAATTTTTATTAATAATTTATATATAAAATCATAAAAATAATATAAAGACGTATATATTTTTATATATTAAAATCTTAAAATAATTTTTTTACTTTAAAATTATATTTTATGCTTGTTGAAATTCTTAAAAACTTTTAAATAAACTTCTTTTAAAATTATTTTTCAAGTATTAAAATGATTTCAATAGACTATT harbors:
- a CDS encoding class II aldolase/adducin family protein translates to MEKIKKEIVKYSKMLFERGLVSGKAGNISTKFTKDNKEYIAITPTLKSLGNLNPEEISIVDIEGNPINENKPSSEVYMHCAIYKSRDDIKSIVHTHSPFATGFAHSDKKIKRYEGFGSIEIPYIDEIEYIKPGTKKLAETAGKVFGENKKRDVILLKHHGIIATGENLFEAESLAEFIEDSAKTQFISEMLKSI